Sequence from the Halogeometricum sp. S3BR5-2 genome:
TCGCGAGAGATCATCGAACGCGCGATTGACCTCGGTATCAACTTCTTCGACACGGCCAACGCGTACTCGAACGGGGAGTCCGAGGAGATCATCGGGGACGTTCTCGGAGAGTACGACCGCGACGAACACGTCGTCGCCACGAAATGCTACTTCCCCACGAACCTCTTCTCCGATGCAGACGAACCACACCCGAACGCGTCGGGACTCTCCCGGAAGACTGTCGAACAGGAACTGGAGAATTCGCTAGACCGACTGGGGATGGATACCGTTGACCTCTACCAGATCCACCGGTGGGACTACGAGACACCCATCGAGCAAACGCTGCGTGCCCTTGATGACGCAGTTCGACGCGGGAAGGTTCGATACATCGGCGCGTCGTCGATGTGGACCCACCAGTTCGCCGAGGCACTGTACACCAGCGAGCACCTGGATCTCGAACAGTTCGTGACGATGCAGGACCACTACAACCTCGTCTACCGCGAGGGTGAACGGGAGATGTTCCCCTTCTGCGAGAAAGAAGACATCGGCGTCATTCCGTGGAGTCCATTGGCCCAAGGATATCTCACCCG
This genomic interval carries:
- a CDS encoding aldo/keto reductase, translated to MEYTTLGSTGMEVSRICLGGMSFGVSDYHDWTLDEEGSREIIERAIDLGINFFDTANAYSNGESEEIIGDVLGEYDRDEHVVATKCYFPTNLFSDADEPHPNASGLSRKTVEQELENSLDRLGMDTVDLYQIHRWDYETPIEQTLRALDDAVRRGKVRYIGASSMWTHQFAEALYTSEHLDLEQFVTMQDHYNLVYREGEREMFPFCEKEDIGVIPWSPLAQGYLTRPHEEMTATTRGEELTETHEEYRMGGGPAVNERVEELAAEKGVTMAQLSLAWLLHQDVVDAPIIGTTSVEHLEQAVEALDIDLTDSELEYLEEPYEPLPITGAPVPGSEAN